In Ignavibacteria bacterium, the sequence TGGATATTCGATTTAATTTATAACTTAAACTATTCCCTGAAAATCTTTGACCAATATTAATTAATTTAGGAATATTCGCTCTAATTATATGAGGCAGAGATTTATAGTAGTTTATGAACTTGATTCCAACATAAGATGTATAGCCTGAGAGAACTTCATCTCCACCATCGCCGGTCAACACCATTTTAACTTTTTTAGATGCATAGTTTGAAACCTGCCAGGTGGGAATTGAGGATGAATCCCCAAATGGTTCGTCGAAGTAATAAACTGCTCTCAACAGAGCCTCTTGAAAGGAATCTGAGTTTACCATTCCTAAATTGTGATTTGTATGAAATTTTTGTGAAACGAGCTGTGCCAAATTAGATTCATCAAACTCTTTTTGTGGAAATCCAATTGTAAAAGTTTCGATAGGATGGTCAGAATTTTTTGACATTAATGAAACAACACATGAGGAATCCAGTCCTCCGCTCAAGAAGGCTCCGTAAGGAACATCACTTCTCATTCTGATTTTTACAGAATCTTTGAAAAGTCTTTCAAATTCATTGTAAATATCCGATTTGTTTTTTAACATATCAGATTCATCTATTTCAGGCAGTGACCAATATTTTAGTTCACGCAACCCGGAATAATTTGCTAAGATATAATGCCCTGGTTTTAGTTTATAAATATTCTTATAAAAAGTATCAGGGGAAGGAATATTTGTGAGTACTAAATAAACCTCTATCAATTCAGTTCTAATATTTTTAGGAACCCCATATTCGAATAGCGATTTCATTTCAGAAGAAAATACTAAGGTGTTGTTAATTAAGGAATAGTGAAGTGGTTTTTCTCCAACCCTATCTCTCGATAAAATAAGTTGTTCGTTTTTTAGATCCCATATTGCGAAAGCCCACATCCCATTAAATTTATTTTGGCACTCTATCCCCCATTCTTCATACGCTTTAAGTATTACTTCAGTATCGGACGATGTTTTAAATTTGTAACCAAGATTTTCCAATTCAATCCTAAGTTCAATATAATTGTAAACTTCGCCATTAAACACCACTACTGTATCTCTTTCTTCATTATACATCGGTTGATCACCGGATTTCAGATCAATGATGGATAATCTTCTGTGCCCTAATCCCATATTTTTCTTGATATAATAGCCTTCACCATCAGGTCCTCGATGTTTAATTACATTAGTCATGTTTTTCAAAGTAGTCAGATTTACTTCTCGGTCTTTATCTAAATGGAAAATCCCCGTAATACCACACATAAATTTTTTATAATTCTTTTTTGATGAAAATCATTTTATTTATAAACTTGACTATATGAAATTATAAATTCTTTCACCATTCTTTCAATTCCAAATTTTCCTTTTACAATTGTGTTTGCTTTTTTTCCCATTATAATCCTTACATCATTATTATCCAATAAAAACTCAATTTTTTTACATAAATCATCAACATTAAAAGGAACCAACAAATATCCATTTTGACCTTCTTCAATTATTTCTGACGTACCACCACCAGCTGATGCGACTATAGGCTTCCCTAAAGCTGAAAATTCTAATAATGCATTTGATATTCCCTCTCCATGTATTTTAATGTTTGTTGTTAGTATTCCAATATCACAAATATTCATAATATTTTCTACATCTTTTTGACGATCAAGAAAAACGACATTGTCTCGGTTTTTTATTTCTAACATGGCCTCATATTTTGAATATTCACCTGAGCCAATACAAAGAAATGTGATATCACTTCTTTTATTTAAGATACTATTGGCAGCAAGTATGTAAGTTGTATAATCTTTAGAATCTGAGAATGAAGCAACCATACCAATAACATATTTTGTGCTAATTTTGTTTCTTTTTTTTACTACGTCTTTATCCTGTAAATCATTAATCCTGCTGAAATCAAAACCATTATAAATTACAAAACTTTTCCTCTTAGGTGGTTTATATGTTTTTATACCTGCAAAACTATTTGCAATCAGAAGGTCGGAGAAAAAAAAACTTAGTTTGCGACTCATCAATCCCCTTGTAATTCTTGATGGAGCGTCTGTTATCTCATTATTTATCATTGGTATTCTCAAAATAACTTTTGCAGGGATAGCATAGATAGCCACCACTCTCCCCCATACATGAATTATATTTGGTTTAAATTTCTTAGCAATCTTATAAAATTTATAAAATACAGAAAAATCTTTTTCACCTCTCTTTCGAAGGGTAAAATGGATTTTATTGACCGAAGGCAAAATATCTTTATAATGGATGTCATTTTGAGTCACAACCAATTCAATCTCATAATCCGGATATTTAGAAAGTCCCTTTATTAACTCAACTAACCTTCTTTCTTTGCCTCCGGATTGAAGACTCTCAATATAAAACAGGATTTTCATAAATAAACGTTAATGTAAGCTAATTGAAATATTTATTCTAAATGAATATGCTTATTATTATATATTAATTTACGATTAACATCTTCAGTAATCCTTTTTTTTAAGAAGGAATAAAACACTAGAGCAAAACTTGTCAATCGGTCTCATTGTGGATATGATTGGAAATTCAGATGGACCATATAATAAAAGGGGAATGGTTTTTACCACGTCAAATCCATTTTCGATAAAATTTCTTTCCCATGCTTTTATTCTAAAAGATTTATAACAATCAATAAATTTTTCAGAGGTACCATGACCTTTGGGAAATATTTTAGAGTATATTTTATAAAATCTTTCACTATGATTTATACTTATTTTACGATCGTAAGATTTAATATTTGAATTTTTTATTTTATTTCCCCTAAATTTATTTAAGATCATTCCTATAATTTTTCTAACAGACGAATAATATTGTGCGGGTATTGTAAGAAGTAACCATATATTCGTTGGCACTGCAAAAGCATAAACACAATCTTTTTTTCCAATTCTAATTAATTCAATAAATGCATCATGTAAATTCTCAACATGTTCAATAACATGATTGGAATATATGAGATCAAATTGTTTATCTCTAAAAGGCGTTTTTTCTATGCTAGTTTGTATGAAGTTGGAATATCCAACTTCACCAATATACTCGTCAATATAAATATCTGAAGCAATCACATCCCCGAGTTTTCTTAAATATGGTATCTGATATCCCTGTCCACTTCCAAATTCCAAAATGGCAATGTTATTTTTAAATTTCTCGTTGATACTCCTTAAATAATCTTCAATAATTGAAAAAGATATAGATATTTCAAGTTCTCTCTTTCGTTTTCTATGTTTCTTTTCACCTTCAAATGTTTTTGGTAACATGATATTCCTTTCACTTGTTTTTAACTATGTTTTGTGCTATGAAAAATTTTATTTATATTAATTTCTAAAATATACATACAATTATATTAGGGTTTATACAATTATTTTAGATTGAAATCAGTATTAATTCTATTCAGCTATATTTTTTAACTATATCAATTTAAATTCTATTCAATAGTATTTAATGTATTCATTAATAAAAATAATTTTTTAACGAGTAAATCTGGATCATGATATTTCTCTATATATTCCTTCCCTTTTTTATTATACTTCCTTTTTCCCTCCCTAATTATTTTTAGAATACACTCTGGTAGTGAATTAAAATCTTCAGAAACTAAGCCTAAATTATGTTTAACAATAATTTTATCTGGATCATTAGTTTTTAGAGTCACAATAGGAGTATTTACCATAATAGCTTCCAAAAAAGTATTAGAAAAACCTTCATAATAAGAAGTATTTAATAGACAAAATGACTCGTCAAGAAAATCAAGGATTTCAATTCTTGGTAACAGACCTACAAATTCAACATTAGGCAGACATTGAAGTTCTTCTAAAGCAATTTTTGTTATTTCATCAATGTTACCACTTGTTTTTCCAGCAATTTTAAATTTTATATCAGGTAGGATTTTAGCAATATTTAGCAGAGCCGAAAGATTTTTTTTACGCTGAAAAAGACCGATCCAGGCGACATAATTTCCCATTCCAAAATACATTTTATTATTTTGAATAGAGAATGGATTATAAAGTTTCAATATATTTTTTTTAGGGAATTTGTTTTTAATATTTTCTTGCTGGTATGAATTTTGAACCAAAATGACATTAACAAAATAAATCCCCCTCAAAAACATAAAATATTTTAGTCTACCAATTTCATCAATAAATCTGTCATCAACCATAAAATCATTTGAAATTCTTTGGATTAAAAATGCGTTACTGACTTTACTAATGATTCCCCATACCAATGTATGCCAACCCGGAATACTTACATAAATAATATTTGGAGAAAATATTTTAACAGATTTGTATATAGAGTAGAAATTAATAAACTTTTTTAATAAACTGTTAATAACATTTCTATTATCAATTCTAATTATTTTATAACTACTTTTATTCTCTATGTCAGCATTTGAAAATATTGCGACTTCGCAATTATTCTTCAAAAAACCTTTCAGCCAATTATACGATTGTATTGAAGCTCCTCCGGTCGGGAAAGTTACATTATTTAATAAATATGGCAAATTTTCATCAATAATAAGTACTTTTTTCATTTATTAAGATTAAACGATTTTTTGAAACTTGTATTTTTAGCTGAAAAGTATTTGTAATAATAAACTAAATATGCGATTACAGCAAAATAGGAATCGGCTTGCCTAAATATATAAGCTGTAAATATAAAAAGAAAAAAAGATAGTAATATTGGATTGGTTATTAGTCGTTTAATAGATGCTCCAAACATTCTAAAGTTAAATAAATAAAAAACAATAAAAAAGATTAACCCGTTACCTCCCAAGATTTGAGAATATTGGAAATTACTCGTTGTGAATCCCTCTTCTGCAGAAGATGCTTGCTCATACCCAACCCCGATGATAGGACTCTTAAGAAAGTTCGCTACACTTCCAATCATTTGAAACCACACACCTTCTTCTGAGATATTTTGTTGAACAAATCTTTCGCCTATTCTCAGACGGATTAATATTGATTCTATTTGTTCAGTTGATAATATTACCACAAGTAGAAAAAATAAGAACAGTATTAAACCAATTTTCCCCCTTGGACTCAACTTTCCCCAAACATATAAAATGTAAACAATCAAAAGCAAAAGTAATATGATAACTGAACCTCTTGTAGCATTTAATAATACCAAGAAAATAAAATATAAAATTACAATTTCAATTCTGACTTTTATATTGAATACTTTTAAAGGAATTCCTTCTAATTTTAGAAGAACAGTAAGAAATATTCCCAATATATTCATATCGGAAAAATAATTCATGTTTGTCGTTGCTGTCAACCGTCTAGTTAGTTCACTTTGCTCTAATTCAAACACATTAATAACACCTAATATAGCAAGATAAAAAATAGTTGTATTAAAAAGTATTAATACCCATGATAATCTAAGTATTCTCAGATATGTTTGTCTATCAGTCCCAGCATTTACTAAGCCAATAAAGATAAAATAAATCGGCACCAAACGTAATAAAAGATCGAAACTCGGTTTATATTCCAACCCATAAAAATATTCCTCAAGAATTACAAATAGAACTACCATAAAAAGAAAATTCCATAAGTAGGGTAATTTAATGGTTTTTGATTTCCTTGTATCTAATAGAATATAAACTGGTATAATAAATAGAAATAATTTATGATAAGGTAGTAAAGGTACTCCAAAAGAACTCTTAAGCAAACTCATCACAATACTACTTGTCATGAAAGCAAATACTAACAACAGGAATATTGAGTTCCGAACTATTGGGAACTCTTTTCTTACCACAACCATAATTTCATATTTTATTGTTGCACATAAATGTTATAAAAATGTTTTTTATATAAAACAATTACTGTAATTTTATAAAATGCCGATGAACATATGTAGATAATAATAAACTTCTCTAAAGTTAGTATACCCCAATAATATAAAATAATAGTAAAGCATATCAACAATCCTGTTGAAATTAATCTATAAAGAGGTAATATCTTTTGTTTATTTACCAATGATGATATTAAAACTATAGAGACATAGTTTGGAATAACTTCGAGTGGAAGCATAAATAAATATAACTGTGCTGAATAAATACCATCTATCCATTTCGGCAATAATAGTGGGGTAAATATTTCTATTGATAGCCATAACAGTGGAATTAAAAGCAATGAGATGATTGTAAATAAGGTTGTTTCTCGTAATACAATTTTATGAACTCTTGTATAATCCCCTTTTCCAATACCTTCAAAAATATCTTGCATTCTTACTTTAACTGAAGTTGAAAATAAAATTGTAAAATGTCCGACAGCCATTGATGCAAATGCAAAGAACCCAAGTGCGTCCATACTTAAATAACGAATGATAAGTATTCTTTCAGCATATCTAAATGTGCCAAAAGCTAGTGTGTTGAAAGTTAAAGGAATACTTATTCCAAGTATTTTTTTGAATTCATCTTTGTTAATTTTAAATTGGTAATTAAATGTCAGCGATTTGAAGTAAAATATAATTGAAAGTAGACCACTTATAATATTAGTTAATAATACAGCATAAATTTTCAAATAGGGTACAAGTATTATTACTAAAATAGCGGCTATTAAATTGGTAAAAAATATTATTTTACTTGTTAGAATAAATTTTTTTTGAATTACCGCTTCTGTTGCGAAAATTGCCCTAAATTTAGAGACAAGCATTCCAGTTGAGGCCATTATAATTAGTACAGAAAGCATTACTGAATCAAAAAAGATAGTACTACTTAATCCTATGAAGAAGAGTACTAAAATTAATAAAGATTCAGATGAATAAGCAGTATTTCTAATTGTTTCGACTTTTTTCTGATTATTGGCACCTAAAGCATTACCAATTTCTCTTGCTGCAGTGGTATTGAATCCAAGACTCCCAAATTTATCTAGCATCTGAATAAGTTCAACAGATTTTAAGATACCATAATCAGAAGGGCCTAAAAATTTTGCGACAAGTAAACCCTTAATAAATTGAATTGGTTTTAACGCAAAATTCGATCCAACTAGCGCTGAATAGTCTTTTACAATTTTCTTTCGAAAAAGTGATCTGTCAATCTTAATCCCACAATTTTTTTTAATGAATTTCATTTGTATTAAATAACTCCATCAGATAATATTTAGAAAAATACGAAACTGTGTTTCGATGATATTTAGAATCCTCTAAATATTCAGAAAACTTAGATTGAGGGTACATTGGTGAGTAAGTCATAAAATATAAAAAATATTTCCGATACAAATAATCAGGTTGATTACTACTAATTTTCGAATAAGACGTAATAGCTGGCCGCAAAAGTTTTATCCATAACGGATAATATGAAAATTGAGGAGGTAATGTTATATCCTCAAAAACTTTTCCAAAATTGTATTTCTTTAAATATTTTAATAATAATCCTTGCCCAAATTTAATTTTCCAATCAACCTTCATCCAAAATTCTATCAACTCATCGCTCCATAAAGGCAACCTCCATTCATATCCAAACCAGTCATATGCCCGTTGTCCATTCACCACAAACTTTGCTTGCCTTTCTTCGCATTCGTGTAATTCATAATATTTTGCAAATTGATCTTTTGTAAATACTTTTTTATTAAATAAATCTAATAGTCTAATAATTTCATCAGATATTATTTTATTATTTGAAATATCATTTAGATTTGACCAAAGAGAGTAATGTTTATCAATAATTACTTTAAGGAAAGTGTTAATATCAATTTTTTCAGAATTATTTTCTAAAAGTAATTTTGGAATATGCCCCCCTGAAGTGAAATCTCCAGACTGCCCATTAATAATAACCGCGTTTT encodes:
- the asnB gene encoding asparagine synthase (glutamine-hydrolyzing), with the translated sequence MCGITGIFHLDKDREVNLTTLKNMTNVIKHRGPDGEGYYIKKNMGLGHRRLSIIDLKSGDQPMYNEERDTVVVFNGEVYNYIELRIELENLGYKFKTSSDTEVILKAYEEWGIECQNKFNGMWAFAIWDLKNEQLILSRDRVGEKPLHYSLINNTLVFSSEMKSLFEYGVPKNIRTELIEVYLVLTNIPSPDTFYKNIYKLKPGHYILANYSGLRELKYWSLPEIDESDMLKNKSDIYNEFERLFKDSVKIRMRSDVPYGAFLSGGLDSSCVVSLMSKNSDHPIETFTIGFPQKEFDESNLAQLVSQKFHTNHNLGMVNSDSFQEALLRAVYYFDEPFGDSSSIPTWQVSNYASKKVKMVLTGDGGDEVLSGYTSYVGIKFINYYKSLPHIIRANIPKLINIGQRFSGNSLSYKLNRISNILFTANLSYQERFPIKRSYTSFHNIKSLTKNINDIISIEDYVSEILNKIPYRNDFYKHMFINFMCDLPNDYLVKVDRMSMANSLETRAPFLDFRLIEFLVKVDKSVKLEGWKRKSILRNTIGKSLPPPLLKESERGFTIPLRDWFTKDFPFYEENTNNIGKILDRNTIGIIIAQNTSKYHDHGNFIWTLFMLNAYIK
- a CDS encoding glycosyltransferase, which gives rise to MKILFYIESLQSGGKERRLVELIKGLSKYPDYEIELVVTQNDIHYKDILPSVNKIHFTLRKRGEKDFSVFYKFYKIAKKFKPNIIHVWGRVVAIYAIPAKVILRIPMINNEITDAPSRITRGLMSRKLSFFFSDLLIANSFAGIKTYKPPKRKSFVIYNGFDFSRINDLQDKDVVKKRNKISTKYVIGMVASFSDSKDYTTYILAANSILNKRSDITFLCIGSGEYSKYEAMLEIKNRDNVVFLDRQKDVENIMNICDIGILTTNIKIHGEGISNALLEFSALGKPIVASAGGGTSEIIEEGQNGYLLVPFNVDDLCKKIEFLLDNNDVRIIMGKKANTIVKGKFGIERMVKEFIISYSQVYK
- a CDS encoding methyltransferase domain-containing protein, whose protein sequence is MLPKTFEGEKKHRKRKRELEISISFSIIEDYLRSINEKFKNNIAILEFGSGQGYQIPYLRKLGDVIASDIYIDEYIGEVGYSNFIQTSIEKTPFRDKQFDLIYSNHVIEHVENLHDAFIELIRIGKKDCVYAFAVPTNIWLLLTIPAQYYSSVRKIIGMILNKFRGNKIKNSNIKSYDRKISINHSERFYKIYSKIFPKGHGTSEKFIDCYKSFRIKAWERNFIENGFDVVKTIPLLLYGPSEFPIISTMRPIDKFCSSVLFLLKKKDY
- a CDS encoding glycosyltransferase; its protein translation is MKKVLIIDENLPYLLNNVTFPTGGASIQSYNWLKGFLKNNCEVAIFSNADIENKSSYKIIRIDNRNVINSLLKKFINFYSIYKSVKIFSPNIIYVSIPGWHTLVWGIISKVSNAFLIQRISNDFMVDDRFIDEIGRLKYFMFLRGIYFVNVILVQNSYQQENIKNKFPKKNILKLYNPFSIQNNKMYFGMGNYVAWIGLFQRKKNLSALLNIAKILPDIKFKIAGKTSGNIDEITKIALEELQCLPNVEFVGLLPRIEILDFLDESFCLLNTSYYEGFSNTFLEAIMVNTPIVTLKTNDPDKIIVKHNLGLVSEDFNSLPECILKIIREGKRKYNKKGKEYIEKYHDPDLLVKKLFLLMNTLNTIE
- a CDS encoding oligosaccharide flippase family protein, with the protein product MKFIKKNCGIKIDRSLFRKKIVKDYSALVGSNFALKPIQFIKGLLVAKFLGPSDYGILKSVELIQMLDKFGSLGFNTTAAREIGNALGANNQKKVETIRNTAYSSESLLILVLFFIGLSSTIFFDSVMLSVLIIMASTGMLVSKFRAIFATEAVIQKKFILTSKIIFFTNLIAAILVIILVPYLKIYAVLLTNIISGLLSIIFYFKSLTFNYQFKINKDEFKKILGISIPLTFNTLAFGTFRYAERILIIRYLSMDALGFFAFASMAVGHFTILFSTSVKVRMQDIFEGIGKGDYTRVHKIVLRETTLFTIISLLLIPLLWLSIEIFTPLLLPKWIDGIYSAQLYLFMLPLEVIPNYVSIVLISSLVNKQKILPLYRLISTGLLICFTIILYYWGILTLEKFIIIYICSSAFYKITVIVLYKKHFYNIYVQQ